Proteins from a genomic interval of Bradyrhizobium sp. CCBAU 53340:
- a CDS encoding CoA-binding protein, translating into MNHDSYPDNYIRSILNSVKSIAMVGASPVNVRPSYFAFKYLAQRGYDMIPINPGHVGKDLLGKPFVASLSDIGSPVDMIDIFRNSSHIMPVVEEALMLDPLPKVIWMQLGARDDAAAEKAEAAGIKVVMNRCPKIEYGRLSSEISWMGVNSRTLSSKRPPAPTQGMRLSLNRMSVGGGDTAASDRAAKNKTEQS; encoded by the coding sequence ATGAATCACGACTCCTATCCCGACAATTATATCCGCAGCATTCTCAACAGCGTGAAGTCGATCGCCATGGTCGGTGCTTCGCCGGTCAATGTGCGGCCGAGCTATTTCGCGTTCAAATATCTGGCGCAGCGCGGCTACGACATGATCCCGATCAACCCCGGACATGTCGGCAAGGACCTGCTCGGCAAGCCCTTCGTCGCCTCGCTCTCCGACATCGGCAGCCCCGTCGACATGATCGACATTTTCCGCAACTCCAGCCACATCATGCCTGTCGTCGAGGAAGCCCTCATGCTCGATCCTCTGCCGAAGGTGATCTGGATGCAGCTTGGCGCACGCGACGATGCGGCGGCGGAAAAGGCCGAGGCCGCAGGTATCAAGGTCGTGATGAACCGCTGTCCCAAGATCGAATATGGCCGGCTGTCGTCGGAGATCTCCTGGATGGGCGTCAATTCGCGCACGCTCTCCTCCAAGCGCCCGCCAGCGCCGACGCAAGGCATGCGTCTATCCCTCAATCGGATGAGTGTCGGTGGCGGCGATACCGCAGCCTCCGATCGTGCCGCCAAAAACAAGACCGAACAGAGCTGA
- the rpsI gene encoding 30S ribosomal protein S9 produces MAESIQSLDQLSQLKTAAVAPDAPKHEKKVDKFNRAYATGKRKDAVARVWIKPGAGKVTVNSREVEVYFARPVLRMMIEQPFSVAQRSGQYDVICTVAGGGLSGQAGAVRHGISKALTYFEPELRSVLKKGGFLTRDSRVVERKKYGKAKARRSFQFSKR; encoded by the coding sequence ATGGCCGAATCCATTCAGTCGCTCGACCAGCTCTCGCAGCTCAAGACCGCAGCCGTGGCGCCCGATGCGCCCAAGCACGAGAAGAAGGTCGACAAGTTCAACCGCGCCTACGCCACCGGCAAGCGCAAGGACGCGGTCGCCCGCGTCTGGATCAAGCCGGGCGCCGGCAAGGTCACCGTCAACTCGCGCGAGGTCGAGGTCTATTTCGCCCGTCCCGTGCTGCGCATGATGATCGAGCAGCCGTTCTCGGTGGCCCAGCGTTCGGGCCAGTATGACGTGATCTGCACCGTCGCCGGCGGCGGTCTGTCCGGCCAGGCTGGCGCCGTGCGTCATGGCATCTCCAAGGCTCTCACTTACTTCGAGCCCGAGCTGCGTAGCGTGCTCAAGAAGGGCGGCTTCCTCACCCGCGACTCGCGCGTGGTCGAGCGTAAGAAGTACGGCAAGGCCAAGGCCCGCCGGTCCTTCCAGTTCTCGAAGCGTTAA
- a CDS encoding GGDEF domain-containing protein, with translation MMSLDSITLYLVATMVAALLGAMMVLFGKQENSPALKWWGTAYLLGAASVALWTAAGDKLGPHLYLALNAVGFVACGMVWNAARVFHGRKPNWPGLLAGALAWVAAASLLDPAASMLRMLVGAGIVSIYAALTAGELWVERRKSLQRRWPAFVVPVMHGCVLMLPILLGSFMRPNDASFSGSIWVTVFAVELVLYAVGTVFVIFMLVSERTVTAHRTAASTDPLTGMLNRRGFSEACSRVIEREAKAGRPVTVMIFDIDHFKSINDRFGHPAGDEMLKLFSTVVVSNLRISDLSGRIGGEEFAALLPCSLEEGVLVAERVREAFETSGVVVDEGPVDTTVSIGVAGGPAGTELEVLLASADTALYQAKRGGRNRVESAEELPLSLENWRRQSAARTGAPQTRPATA, from the coding sequence ATGATGTCGCTCGATAGCATCACGCTCTATTTGGTTGCCACCATGGTCGCCGCACTGCTCGGCGCCATGATGGTGTTGTTTGGTAAGCAAGAGAACAGCCCTGCGCTGAAATGGTGGGGCACCGCGTATCTGCTCGGTGCGGCCTCCGTGGCGCTGTGGACTGCGGCCGGCGACAAGCTCGGGCCACATCTCTATCTCGCGCTGAACGCAGTCGGCTTCGTTGCCTGTGGCATGGTGTGGAATGCGGCGCGCGTCTTCCATGGCCGCAAACCGAACTGGCCGGGCCTGCTCGCCGGTGCGCTCGCCTGGGTCGCTGCCGCCTCGCTGCTCGATCCTGCCGCGTCCATGCTGCGCATGCTCGTCGGCGCCGGCATCGTCTCGATCTACGCGGCGCTGACCGCGGGCGAGCTCTGGGTCGAGCGGCGCAAGAGCCTGCAACGTCGCTGGCCCGCCTTCGTCGTGCCGGTCATGCACGGCTGCGTCCTGATGCTGCCGATCCTGCTCGGCAGCTTCATGCGCCCGAACGACGCGAGCTTTTCCGGTAGCATCTGGGTCACCGTGTTCGCGGTCGAGCTCGTGCTCTACGCCGTCGGCACCGTGTTCGTGATCTTCATGCTGGTGTCCGAGCGGACGGTGACCGCGCACCGGACCGCCGCATCCACCGATCCACTGACGGGCATGCTCAACCGCCGCGGCTTCTCGGAAGCATGCAGCCGGGTGATCGAGCGCGAGGCCAAGGCCGGACGTCCCGTGACCGTGATGATCTTCGACATCGACCACTTCAAGTCGATCAACGACCGCTTCGGCCATCCCGCCGGCGACGAGATGCTGAAATTGTTCTCGACCGTCGTCGTCAGCAACCTGCGCATCTCCGATCTTTCCGGCCGCATCGGCGGCGAGGAATTCGCGGCGCTGCTGCCGTGTTCGCTCGAGGAGGGCGTGCTGGTTGCCGAGCGTGTGCGCGAGGCGTTCGAGACATCGGGTGTTGTCGTCGATGAAGGCCCGGTCGACACCACGGTCAGCATCGGCGTCGCCGGCGGCCCGGCGGGCACCGAGCTCGAGGTGCTGCTGGCCTCAGCCGACACCGCGCTCTACCAGGCCAAGCGCGGCGGCCGCAATCGCGTCGAGTCGGCGGAGGAGCTGCCGCTGTCGCTGGAGAACTGGCGTCGCCAGAGCGCCGCGCGGACCGGCGCGCCGCAGACGCGTCCGGCCACGGCATGA
- a CDS encoding PaaI family thioesterase: MAAAKMSVAELEQFLRDEFPQAFSGDDITIESADGQTCLLRQRYSERMLRPGGTVSGPTLMALADFAMYVVLLSAIGPIGLAVTTNLNINFLRKGQPGQDVLAEARLLKLGKRLAVGEVNLLTGTSPDPIAHVTSTYSIPNI; this comes from the coding sequence ATGGCGGCAGCGAAAATGAGCGTGGCGGAGCTTGAGCAGTTTCTCCGCGACGAATTCCCCCAGGCCTTCAGCGGCGATGACATCACGATCGAGAGCGCGGACGGCCAGACCTGCCTTTTGCGCCAGCGTTACAGCGAAAGGATGCTGCGGCCGGGGGGAACCGTGTCCGGCCCGACGCTGATGGCCCTGGCCGATTTCGCCATGTACGTGGTGCTGCTGTCGGCGATCGGTCCGATCGGGCTCGCCGTGACCACCAATCTCAACATCAATTTCCTCCGCAAGGGCCAGCCGGGGCAGGACGTGCTGGCCGAGGCCCGGCTGCTCAAGCTCGGCAAGCGCCTGGCGGTCGGGGAGGTGAACCTGTTGACGGGAACGTCGCCCGATCCCATCGCCCATGTCACATCGACCTATTCCATTCCAAATATTTGA
- a CDS encoding antibiotic biosynthesis monooxygenase, producing MITEIAQIDVKPGSEKDFEAAVAKAKAAFGRSKGFHGFELHKSIEKPQRYRLMVKWATLENHTVDFRGSENFTEWRGLVGQYFASPPDVEHTETVLTT from the coding sequence ATGATCACCGAGATCGCGCAAATCGACGTCAAGCCGGGCAGCGAGAAGGATTTTGAGGCCGCTGTCGCCAAGGCCAAGGCCGCCTTCGGCCGCTCCAAGGGCTTTCACGGTTTTGAACTGCACAAGTCGATCGAGAAGCCGCAGCGCTACCGGCTGATGGTGAAATGGGCGACGCTGGAGAACCATACCGTCGATTTTCGCGGCTCCGAGAATTTCACCGAATGGCGCGGGCTTGTCGGCCAGTATTTTGCCTCGCCTCCCGATGTCGAGCACACCGAGACCGTGCTGACGACCTGA
- the rplM gene encoding 50S ribosomal protein L13 yields the protein MKTFSAKPAEVTKKWVLIDAKGLVVGRLATIVAMRLRGKHLPTYTPHVDCGDNVIIINAQHAVLTGRKREQKTYYKHTGYVGHVKERTARQILEGRHPERVLEKAVERMIPRGPLGRVQMGNLRVYGGADHPHEAQTPEKLDIAKLNRKNTRAA from the coding sequence ATGAAAACCTTTTCGGCAAAGCCGGCCGAGGTAACGAAGAAGTGGGTGCTGATCGACGCCAAGGGTCTGGTCGTCGGCCGTCTCGCCACCATCGTTGCCATGCGTCTGCGCGGCAAGCACCTCCCGACCTACACCCCGCACGTTGATTGCGGCGACAACGTCATCATCATCAACGCCCAGCATGCCGTCCTCACCGGCCGCAAGCGCGAGCAGAAGACCTACTACAAGCACACCGGCTATGTCGGCCACGTCAAGGAGCGCACCGCGCGCCAGATCCTCGAAGGCCGTCATCCCGAGCGCGTGCTCGAGAAGGCCGTCGAGCGCATGATCCCGCGTGGTCCGCTTGGTCGCGTCCAGATGGGCAACCTCCGTGTTTACGGCGGCGCCGATCATCCGCACGAGGCCCAGACGCCCGAGAAGCTCGACATCGCCAAGTTGAACCGCAAGAACACGAGGGCCGCATAA
- a CDS encoding O-acetylhomoserine aminocarboxypropyltransferase encodes MSDRLPGFSTLAVHAGAQPDPTTGARATPIYQTTSFVFNDADHAASLFGLQAFGNIYTRIGNPTNAVLEERVAALEGGTAALAVASGHAAQVVVLQQLLQPGDEFIAARKLYGGSINQFTHAFKSFGWNVVWADPDDIASFERAVTPRTKAIFIESIANPAGSMTDIEAISTVARTAGVPLIVDNTLASPYLIRPIDHGADIVVHSLTKFLGGHGNSLGGIIVDAGTFDWSTGGKYPMLSEPRPEYHGIRLQETFGNFAFAIACRVLGLRDLGPALSPFNAFMILTGIETLPLRMQKHCDNAKAVAEFLAGHPAVASVSYAGLPSDKYNQLARKYAPKGAGAVFTFSLKGGYDAGVNLVSKLQLFSHLANVGDTRSLVIHPASTTHSQLDDAAKIKSGAGPDVVRLSIGIEDKEDLIADLEQALGA; translated from the coding sequence ATGAGCGATCGCCTTCCGGGATTTTCGACCCTCGCCGTGCATGCCGGTGCACAGCCCGATCCCACGACCGGTGCGCGCGCGACCCCGATCTATCAGACGACTTCGTTCGTCTTCAACGACGCCGACCACGCCGCCTCGCTGTTCGGCCTGCAGGCGTTCGGCAACATCTACACGCGTATCGGCAATCCGACCAACGCGGTGCTGGAAGAGCGCGTCGCCGCACTCGAGGGCGGCACCGCCGCGCTGGCGGTGGCGTCGGGCCACGCCGCGCAGGTCGTGGTGCTGCAGCAACTGCTCCAGCCCGGCGACGAGTTCATCGCCGCGCGAAAGCTCTATGGCGGCTCGATCAACCAGTTCACCCATGCATTCAAGAGCTTCGGCTGGAACGTGGTGTGGGCGGACCCAGATGACATCGCCAGCTTCGAGCGCGCGGTGACGCCGCGCACGAAGGCGATCTTCATCGAGTCCATCGCCAATCCCGCCGGCAGCATGACCGACATCGAGGCGATCTCGACCGTGGCGCGCACGGCAGGCGTGCCGCTGATCGTCGACAACACGCTGGCCTCGCCCTATCTGATCCGCCCGATCGATCATGGCGCCGACATCGTCGTGCACTCGCTGACGAAGTTTCTCGGCGGCCATGGCAATTCGCTCGGCGGCATCATCGTCGATGCCGGCACGTTCGACTGGTCGACGGGCGGCAAATATCCGATGCTCTCCGAGCCCCGGCCGGAATATCACGGCATCCGGCTCCAGGAGACGTTCGGCAATTTCGCCTTCGCGATCGCCTGCCGCGTGCTGGGCCTGCGCGACCTCGGCCCGGCGCTGTCGCCGTTCAACGCCTTCATGATCCTCACCGGCATCGAGACGCTGCCGCTGCGCATGCAGAAGCACTGCGACAATGCGAAAGCCGTCGCCGAATTCCTCGCCGGACATCCGGCGGTGGCCTCGGTGAGCTATGCCGGCCTTCCGAGTGACAAGTACAACCAGCTCGCACGCAAATATGCGCCAAAGGGCGCGGGCGCCGTGTTCACCTTCAGCCTGAAGGGCGGCTATGACGCCGGCGTCAACCTGGTGTCGAAGCTGCAGCTGTTCTCGCACCTCGCCAATGTCGGCGACACGCGCTCGCTGGTGATCCATCCGGCCTCGACCACGCACAGCCAGCTCGACGACGCCGCCAAGATCAAGTCCGGCGCCGGCCCCGACGTGGTCCGGCTCTCGATCGGCATCGAGGACAAGGAAGACCTGATCGCCGACCTGGAGCAGGCGCTGGGCGCCTAG
- a CDS encoding slipin family protein has translation MFEYSLYAALALIVILFLTQAVRILREYERGVIFTLGRFTGVKGPGLVILIPVAQQLVKVDLRVMVQVVPPQDVISRDNVSVKVNAVLYFRIVDPERAIIKVGDYMAATSQLAQTTLRSVLGKHELDEMLAERDRLNADIQEILDKQTDVWGIKVTGIEIKDVDINETMVRAIAKQAEAERLRRAKVINAMGEQQAAEKLVEAGRILAQEPQAMQLRYFAALHDIAGERSSTIVFPLPTGLLDHFTPRRETT, from the coding sequence ATGTTCGAATATTCGCTCTATGCAGCGCTTGCGCTGATCGTCATCCTGTTTCTCACCCAGGCTGTTCGCATTCTCAGGGAATACGAGCGCGGCGTCATCTTCACGCTTGGCCGCTTCACTGGGGTGAAAGGGCCGGGCCTCGTCATCCTCATTCCGGTCGCGCAGCAGCTGGTCAAGGTCGACCTCAGGGTGATGGTGCAGGTGGTGCCGCCCCAGGATGTGATTTCGCGCGACAACGTCTCGGTCAAGGTCAACGCCGTTCTCTACTTCCGCATCGTCGATCCCGAGCGCGCCATCATCAAGGTCGGCGACTACATGGCCGCGACCAGTCAGCTCGCCCAGACCACGCTGCGCTCGGTGCTTGGCAAGCACGAGCTCGACGAGATGCTCGCCGAACGCGACAGGTTGAACGCCGACATCCAGGAAATCCTCGACAAGCAGACCGACGTCTGGGGCATCAAGGTGACCGGCATCGAGATCAAGGACGTCGATATCAACGAAACCATGGTGCGCGCCATCGCCAAGCAGGCCGAAGCGGAACGGTTGCGGCGCGCCAAGGTGATCAACGCGATGGGCGAGCAGCAGGCCGCCGAAAAGCTGGTCGAGGCCGGCCGCATTCTCGCGCAGGAGCCGCAGGCGATGCAGCTGCGCTACTTCGCCGCGCTGCATGACATCGCGGGCGAGCGGTCGTCGACCATCGTGTTTCCGCTGCCGACGGGGCTGCTCGATCATTTCACGCCGCGGCGCGAGACGACGTGA
- a CDS encoding gamma-glutamyl-gamma-aminobutyrate hydrolase family protein, translating into MRKPVVGVIGNSHRVENRFQVQMVGERNLRAVAEVSGGLPMMFAGSPDITDIAALLDTVDGIVLTGARANVHPTRFNVDPCEKHEPYDIHRDEVALALSLACVSRGIPLFGICRGLQEMNVAFGGSLHPEIREIPGRMNHRMPRLENGEIHPDPTVVFADRHDVDLTPGGAFAKLLGCEKIRVNSLHGQGILDPGKRVLIEGVAEDGTIEAIRIAEASTFALGVQWHAEYDPQRNPINRKLFEAFGEAMVAKQRAAA; encoded by the coding sequence ATGAGAAAGCCGGTCGTCGGCGTGATCGGGAATTCCCATCGCGTCGAAAATCGTTTTCAGGTCCAAATGGTCGGCGAGCGCAACCTGCGCGCCGTGGCCGAGGTCTCCGGTGGCCTGCCGATGATGTTTGCGGGCTCGCCCGACATCACCGATATCGCTGCACTGCTCGATACCGTTGACGGCATCGTGCTGACCGGGGCTCGTGCCAACGTCCACCCGACCCGGTTCAACGTCGATCCCTGCGAGAAGCACGAGCCTTATGACATTCACCGCGACGAGGTCGCGCTGGCGCTCTCGCTCGCCTGCGTCTCGCGCGGCATTCCGCTGTTCGGCATCTGTCGGGGCTTGCAGGAGATGAACGTCGCCTTCGGCGGCTCGCTGCATCCCGAGATCCGCGAAATCCCCGGCCGCATGAACCACCGCATGCCCCGGCTGGAGAATGGCGAGATCCATCCCGATCCGACCGTCGTGTTCGCCGACCGTCACGACGTCGACCTCACGCCGGGCGGCGCGTTCGCAAAACTCCTCGGCTGCGAGAAGATCCGGGTCAATTCGCTGCACGGGCAGGGCATACTCGACCCCGGCAAGCGCGTGCTGATCGAAGGCGTGGCCGAAGACGGCACCATCGAGGCGATCCGCATCGCGGAAGCGTCGACCTTCGCGCTCGGCGTGCAGTGGCACGCCGAATACGACCCGCAGCGCAATCCGATCAATCGCAAGCTGTTCGAGGCTTTTGGCGAGGCGATGGTGGCGAAACAGAGGGCGGCGGCATAG
- a CDS encoding enoyl-CoA hydratase, giving the protein MSTQAARAPSPHQPILLREMVGPIAVLTLNRPAARNSLSTAMIAGLHAALDEIGGDKAVRGVVLAANGPAFSAGHDMKELTARRADPDRGRAFFAETMNACSAMMQAIVHLPKPVVAAVQGIATAAGCQLVASCDLAIASEAAHFATPGVDIGLFCSTPMVALSRNVPRKQAMEMLLTGEPVPAARAREIGLVNRVVTAGTERDAAIALAQQVALKSAYTVKLGKEAFYRQAEMSLADAYRYAAEVMTENMMARDAEEGIGAFIEKRAPTWRDE; this is encoded by the coding sequence ATGTCCACCCAGGCCGCCCGCGCCCCCTCGCCGCATCAGCCAATTCTGCTGCGCGAAATGGTCGGCCCTATCGCAGTCCTAACCCTGAACCGGCCGGCCGCGCGCAACAGCCTGTCGACGGCGATGATTGCGGGCCTGCATGCCGCGCTCGACGAGATCGGCGGCGATAAGGCCGTCCGCGGCGTCGTGCTGGCAGCCAACGGTCCTGCCTTCTCGGCCGGTCACGACATGAAGGAGCTGACCGCGCGCCGCGCGGATCCCGATCGTGGCCGCGCCTTCTTCGCCGAGACCATGAACGCCTGTAGCGCGATGATGCAGGCGATCGTGCATCTGCCCAAGCCCGTGGTCGCTGCCGTCCAGGGCATCGCGACAGCCGCCGGCTGCCAGCTCGTGGCGAGCTGCGACCTTGCGATTGCATCGGAAGCCGCCCACTTCGCCACGCCCGGCGTCGACATCGGCCTGTTCTGCTCGACGCCGATGGTGGCGCTGTCGCGCAATGTGCCGCGCAAGCAGGCGATGGAGATGCTGCTGACGGGCGAGCCGGTCCCCGCCGCGCGCGCGAGAGAGATCGGTCTCGTCAATCGCGTGGTCACTGCCGGCACCGAGCGCGATGCCGCGATCGCGCTGGCGCAACAGGTCGCGTTGAAGTCGGCCTACACCGTCAAGCTCGGCAAGGAGGCGTTCTATCGCCAGGCCGAGATGAGCCTTGCCGATGCCTATCGCTATGCGGCAGAGGTGATGACCGAAAACATGATGGCACGCGATGCCGAAGAAGGCATCGGCGCCTTTATCGAGAAGCGCGCGCCGACCTGGCGGGATGAGTGA
- a CDS encoding AI-2E family transporter, protein MTISRDEQPENRSDLARDMAWDRAWDRAWAIAVGGIGIVLFTAALVFTWYFAATLLLIFTGMLLGVGLNALTNALGRRVHLPHAARLAIVCTVLAALLAGVAYLGGATIADQASALSNTIKSQISHVRSFLENHGIDTSFFDISNATSAAPSASGDTATAPVASPTARGQLPGAGALASSGGAIVSQTFKLLFGAISAVGNIFIVLFLGLAFATQPSVYHDGLLFLAPVRHRVRATLIVDRIGETLERWLIAQIIVMLAVGLVTWIGLAIIGIPGSFILGIQAGLLAFIPTVGAIIAGVVVVLASLASGWIPALSALMLFLGVHAMESYVLTPLLQRQALNIPPATLFAFQILLGVVFGVWGLALALPLVAIAKVMIDHFKTYEAPLAEGA, encoded by the coding sequence GTGACCATCTCCAGAGATGAACAGCCGGAAAACCGCTCCGATTTGGCTCGGGACATGGCTTGGGACAGGGCTTGGGACAGGGCTTGGGCCATTGCCGTCGGCGGCATCGGGATCGTCCTGTTCACTGCGGCGCTGGTCTTCACCTGGTACTTTGCCGCCACCCTGCTCCTGATCTTCACCGGCATGCTGCTTGGCGTCGGCCTCAACGCGCTGACCAATGCGCTCGGCCGCCGCGTGCACCTGCCACATGCGGCGCGGCTTGCGATCGTCTGCACCGTGCTTGCGGCCCTGCTTGCCGGCGTCGCCTATCTCGGCGGCGCGACGATTGCCGATCAGGCCTCAGCGCTCAGCAACACCATCAAGTCGCAGATCTCGCATGTCAGGTCTTTCCTCGAAAACCACGGCATCGACACCAGCTTCTTCGACATTAGCAACGCGACCTCCGCCGCCCCCTCCGCCTCGGGCGATACGGCGACGGCACCGGTGGCAAGCCCGACTGCACGCGGTCAACTGCCAGGCGCAGGCGCGCTTGCCTCCAGCGGCGGAGCAATCGTCAGCCAGACCTTCAAGCTGCTGTTCGGCGCGATCAGCGCCGTCGGCAACATCTTCATCGTGCTGTTCCTGGGGCTCGCCTTCGCCACGCAGCCCAGCGTCTATCACGACGGGCTGCTATTCCTCGCACCGGTCAGGCACCGCGTCCGCGCGACCCTCATCGTCGACCGCATCGGCGAGACGCTGGAGCGCTGGCTGATCGCGCAGATCATCGTCATGCTCGCGGTCGGACTCGTGACCTGGATCGGACTTGCGATCATCGGCATCCCCGGCTCGTTCATCCTGGGCATCCAGGCCGGCCTGCTCGCCTTCATCCCGACCGTCGGCGCCATCATCGCCGGCGTCGTCGTGGTGCTGGCGAGCCTCGCCTCGGGCTGGATTCCGGCGCTGTCGGCGCTGATGCTGTTCCTCGGCGTGCATGCGATGGAGAGCTATGTGCTGACGCCGCTGCTCCAGCGCCAGGCGCTGAACATCCCGCCGGCCACGCTGTTTGCGTTCCAGATCCTGCTCGGCGTCGTCTTCGGCGTCTGGGGCCTGGCGCTGGCGCTGCCGCTCGTCGCCATCGCCAAGGTCATGATCGACCATTTCAAGACGTATGAGGCGCCTCTCGCAGAGGGGGCATAA
- a CDS encoding nodulation protein NfeD, whose translation MQIMKAALVAAIGIVACLACLRPGSAEDHRRLALTVTIDGAIGPASASYVKEALVKASERRAEIVILRMNTPGGLNSSMREIIADVLGSSVPVAGYVAPAGAHAASAGTYILYATHIAAMAPGTNIGAATPVQIGGPLPGLPSGTPDKESKDKKDEPKDAMTAKVTNDAVAFIRSLAELRGRNADWAEKAVREAATLSATGAAQAHAIDLVARDEVDLLRQIDGRVVELGGGTTQRLATQDAVIEAVDPGWISRFLAVITDPNVAFILLMIGIYGLIFEFMSPGTVAPGVVGTICLLLGLYALNMLPINYAGLGLMLVGIALLAIEAFNPTVVIGLGGVVAFVLGAIMLVRVESPSYRLSWSVIAVVAAIFAGFVLVVLGALRRARRGSPRVGAQAMRGLIAEVLDWNENEGHVFTHGERWQARGNDTFKPGERVEVANIVDLTLVVRRPSGEGGQV comes from the coding sequence GTGCAGATCATGAAGGCGGCCCTCGTTGCGGCGATCGGCATCGTCGCTTGTCTTGCCTGTCTCCGTCCCGGCTCAGCGGAGGATCACCGCCGTCTTGCACTCACCGTCACGATCGACGGGGCCATCGGCCCGGCGTCGGCGAGCTATGTGAAGGAGGCGCTGGTCAAGGCCAGCGAACGGCGCGCCGAGATCGTGATCCTTCGCATGAATACGCCCGGCGGCTTGAACTCAAGCATGCGCGAGATCATCGCGGACGTGCTCGGCTCGTCCGTTCCTGTCGCCGGCTACGTCGCGCCGGCCGGCGCCCATGCGGCGAGTGCCGGGACCTATATCCTCTATGCGACGCATATCGCGGCGATGGCGCCGGGCACCAATATCGGCGCGGCGACGCCCGTGCAGATCGGCGGACCCCTTCCGGGCCTGCCGAGCGGTACGCCAGACAAGGAGAGCAAAGACAAGAAGGATGAGCCGAAGGACGCAATGACGGCGAAGGTGACGAACGATGCCGTCGCCTTCATCCGCAGCCTTGCCGAACTGCGCGGCCGCAATGCCGATTGGGCGGAGAAGGCGGTCCGCGAAGCCGCCACGCTGTCCGCCACCGGCGCGGCGCAGGCGCACGCCATCGACCTTGTCGCGCGCGATGAGGTCGACCTGCTCAGGCAGATCGACGGTCGCGTGGTCGAGCTTGGCGGCGGCACGACGCAGCGCCTGGCAACGCAGGATGCCGTCATCGAAGCCGTCGATCCCGGGTGGATCTCCCGATTCCTGGCGGTTATCACCGATCCCAACGTCGCGTTCATCCTCCTGATGATCGGCATTTACGGCCTCATCTTCGAGTTCATGTCCCCCGGCACCGTTGCTCCGGGCGTGGTCGGGACGATCTGCCTGCTGCTCGGCCTCTACGCCCTCAACATGCTGCCGATCAATTATGCCGGGCTCGGCCTGATGCTGGTCGGGATCGCGCTGCTCGCCATCGAGGCGTTCAATCCGACTGTCGTGATCGGCCTCGGAGGCGTCGTCGCCTTTGTGCTGGGCGCCATCATGCTGGTCCGGGTCGAGTCGCCCAGCTATCGGCTGTCGTGGTCGGTCATCGCCGTCGTCGCGGCGATCTTTGCGGGATTCGTTCTGGTCGTGCTCGGCGCGCTCCGGCGCGCCCGCCGCGGTTCGCCACGGGTCGGCGCGCAAGCCATGCGTGGCCTGATCGCCGAGGTCCTCGACTGGAACGAAAACGAGGGGCATGTCTTTACGCACGGCGAGCGCTGGCAAGCGCGCGGCAATGACACTTTCAAACCCGGTGAGAGGGTCGAGGTCGCCAATATCGTCGACTTGACCCTGGTGGTTCGGCGGCCGAGCGGTGAGGGAGGTCAAGTCTGA